A stretch of DNA from uncultured Flavobacterium sp.:
AAATCCATAATTTTTTCAGCCACGACCCGAGCGATAGCGAACGGACGAAGTAATTCACGAATTATTTTTTTTTATTTTGAAAAAATCTACACTGCAGAATTAGTTTAATTCGCGAATTCCTGGCGGAAAAAAAATCTAAATCTAAAAATTCTTATGCAAAATATACAATCAAAAATTGCTTCTCTTAATTGGGACAGCATCACCGAATCTATGCACGAAAATGGATTCGCAATTATTCCAAAAGTGCTTAATAACGAACAATGCGAAGATTTAAAATTCGATTATGATAATCCAAATTTATACCGAAAAACGGTTGTAATGGAACGTTATCGGTTTGGTTTGGGCGAATACAAATATTTTAATTATCCGTTGCCTGATTTAATTCAAAACATTCGTTCGGCCATTTATCCAAAATTGGCACCAATTGCAAATGCATGGATGAAAGTTCTAAATATCAACACTACTTTTCCTGAAACTCACGCAAAATTGTTAGAAGAATGTCACGCAAATAATCAGCTAAAAGCAACGGTTTTAATTTTAAAATATGGTAAAAGTGGTTTTAATACTTTGCATCAGGATTTATATGGCGATATATATTTCCCTATTCAAATCGTGATTTTTCTCAACGAACCTGATGAAGATTTTACCGGTGGCGAATTTGTTTTAACGCAACAAACGCCCAGAGCGCAATCGAAGGCAATTGTGTTGAAACCTAAAAAGGGAGATATTTTAGTTTTTACAACAAATTTTAGACCTGTAAAAGGTACAAAAGGTTATTATCGTGTGAATATGAAACATGGCGTAAGCGAAATTCATTCGGGTGAACGACATACATTGGGGATTATTTTTCATGATGCACTTTCGTAAATAACTTTTTTTTCGCCACGAATTCACGAATTATTTTTAAAATCTATGCGAATAGAATTAGTTTAATTCGTGAATTCGTGGCGAAAAAAACTCAAAACGTTAGACGCACTGCAGTGCATCTCTACAATAAAATATCTATAAAAACAATATGATTCAACACAACAAAATTCTTGATTCAGATCTACGAAATAAAATTAAAAATGCAGAAATTTGTTTTGGTGGAAACCGAAAACTAAAAATCTACGGAACTTTAAAATGTTCTTCGGGCAAAAGAATGAAACGTGAAAACCGAGTTTTCTTTTTATCTGAAAATGAAGCCAAACAAAATGGTTTCAGACCATGCGGACATTGCATGAAAACCGAATATCAAAACTGGAAAAATGGACTTATTTAATCCGCATACAGACGAAACGACCAATTTACTTCCTAAAGATGGAACTGTAAATTATTATGGAAAGTTATTCTCCAGAGAAAATGCCAATCATTATCTGGATGTGCTTTTGAATACGATTGAATGGAAAAATGATGAGGCAATTATATTCGGGAAACTAATTCTTACCAAACGAAAAGTAGCATGGTACGGCGATTCGGGTTTTGAATATACGTATTCGAATACCACAAAAAAAGCACTTCCGTGGACTAAAGAATTACTCAAATTAAAAGCTGTTATTGAAGAAAAAACAGGTGAAACATTTAATTCTTGTTTACTCAATTTGTACCATTCCGGTGATGAAGGTATGGCGTGGCACAGCGATGCCGAAAAAGACTTAAAGAAGAATGGTGCGATTGGTTCGGTAAGTTTTGGCGCTGAAAGAAAATTTGCTTTCAAGCACAAGGAAACCAAAGAAACGGTTTCGTTAATCTTAGAACATGGTAGTTTATTGGTCATGAAAGGCACTACACAAACACATTGGCTGCATCGTTTACCGCCAACAAAAACAACATCAAAACCTCGTGTAAATTTAACTTTTAGAACCATTATTGAATAAACACACACGCAAGTAAACCCGACAGGTTTTTGAAACCTGTCGGGTTTGTTAATTCAAAAAAACTTTAGAAAAAGGATATTTCCAATACACCAAAACGATGTTCATTAATAAAAATGGCATTTCAACAATTGCTCCTTTTAAGTTTTGATTCTGAATCTGAAGAACCATTAAAAGCAAAATAGTTGTGGCCATTATAAAATTTCCTGCCAAGAATGTCTTTGGATGAAAAATCAAAAATCCGCTAATTAAAGTGATTATTCCAAATACCAAAATTTGGGTTTTATTGAAATTAAAA
This window harbors:
- a CDS encoding 2OG-Fe(II) oxygenase; the protein is MQNIQSKIASLNWDSITESMHENGFAIIPKVLNNEQCEDLKFDYDNPNLYRKTVVMERYRFGLGEYKYFNYPLPDLIQNIRSAIYPKLAPIANAWMKVLNINTTFPETHAKLLEECHANNQLKATVLILKYGKSGFNTLHQDLYGDIYFPIQIVIFLNEPDEDFTGGEFVLTQQTPRAQSKAIVLKPKKGDILVFTTNFRPVKGTKGYYRVNMKHGVSEIHSGERHTLGIIFHDALS
- a CDS encoding Ada metal-binding domain-containing protein, whose protein sequence is MIQHNKILDSDLRNKIKNAEICFGGNRKLKIYGTLKCSSGKRMKRENRVFFLSENEAKQNGFRPCGHCMKTEYQNWKNGLI
- a CDS encoding alpha-ketoglutarate-dependent dioxygenase AlkB; this translates as MDLFNPHTDETTNLLPKDGTVNYYGKLFSRENANHYLDVLLNTIEWKNDEAIIFGKLILTKRKVAWYGDSGFEYTYSNTTKKALPWTKELLKLKAVIEEKTGETFNSCLLNLYHSGDEGMAWHSDAEKDLKKNGAIGSVSFGAERKFAFKHKETKETVSLILEHGSLLVMKGTTQTHWLHRLPPTKTTSKPRVNLTFRTIIE